The following coding sequences lie in one Myxococcus xanthus genomic window:
- a CDS encoding glycosyltransferase, with translation MRILHLLASPFFSGPAENVALLAQAQRAAGHDVTVAVDRRRKEVLAEEPAAPRFEELGLLDEGGLELSVKSPPWRMWRDLRRLKARTVDVVHSHFSHDHLLARWGRPSGAILVRSLHAPRSLRSSLPAADAYTVPASALLPRLLEKGATAQLLPALVDARFHPVPNARSLRAELGLEGTPVIGMVSTFQPSRRHAVGVDAFALYRKQRPGARLVLVGDGGLLEQTRKQVQDLGLADAVTFAGYQQGDAFARWLRALDEVWLLGLGNDWSARAAAQARACGVRVVAVDEGALPDLADARVETPTPEAVVAAALSDQRAPVRHPTNEQIAAEVLALYARARRTA, from the coding sequence ATGCGAATCCTCCACCTGCTCGCGAGTCCCTTCTTCAGCGGCCCGGCCGAGAACGTGGCGCTCCTGGCCCAGGCGCAGCGCGCCGCGGGACACGACGTCACGGTGGCGGTGGACCGCCGACGCAAGGAGGTGCTGGCCGAGGAACCCGCGGCGCCGCGCTTCGAGGAACTCGGTCTTCTGGACGAAGGGGGCTTGGAGCTGTCCGTGAAGTCCCCGCCGTGGCGGATGTGGCGCGACCTGCGCCGCTTGAAGGCGCGGACGGTGGACGTGGTGCACTCGCATTTCAGTCATGACCACCTGCTGGCGAGGTGGGGACGGCCTTCGGGCGCCATCCTGGTGCGCTCGCTGCACGCCCCGCGCTCATTGCGCTCCTCGCTCCCGGCCGCGGACGCCTACACGGTCCCCGCGAGCGCCCTGCTTCCCCGCCTGCTGGAGAAGGGCGCGACAGCCCAGCTACTGCCAGCCCTGGTGGACGCCCGGTTCCATCCGGTGCCAAACGCGCGGTCCCTGCGAGCAGAGCTCGGACTCGAAGGCACACCTGTCATCGGAATGGTCTCCACGTTCCAGCCTTCACGACGGCACGCGGTGGGGGTGGACGCCTTTGCCCTGTATCGGAAGCAGCGGCCCGGAGCGCGTTTGGTGCTGGTGGGGGACGGCGGCCTGCTGGAGCAGACGCGCAAACAGGTCCAGGACCTGGGACTGGCGGATGCCGTTACGTTCGCGGGCTACCAACAGGGGGACGCCTTCGCGCGGTGGCTGCGAGCGCTGGATGAGGTCTGGCTGCTCGGCCTGGGCAATGACTGGAGCGCCCGCGCGGCGGCCCAGGCCCGTGCGTGCGGCGTCCGCGTGGTGGCGGTGGACGAAGGCGCCTTGCCAGACCTGGCGGACGCACGGGTGGAGACACCGACGCCGGAAGCCGTGGTCGCCGCGGCGCTGTCCGACCAGCGAGCGCCCGTGCGGCATCCGACGAACGAGCAGATTGCCGCGGAGGTCCTCGCGCTCTACGCGCGAGCGAGGCGCACCGCGTGA
- a CDS encoding IS66 family transposase, which translates to MLKLWDGLTVFLRAPEVSLDNNHVVRQLRDMVVSRKNHYGSKSQRGTEVAALFYSLIETARLPGEAPGHDLRRAVLAAIENPGTITLRHRQD; encoded by the coding sequence ATACTGAAGCTGTGGGACGGGCTCACCGTCTTCCTGCGCGCCCCCGAGGTGTCCCTCGACAACAACCACGTCGTACGGCAGCTTCGCGACATGGTGGTGAGTCGCAAGAACCACTACGGCAGCAAGTCCCAGCGAGGCACCGAGGTGGCCGCTCTCTTCTACTCCCTCATCGAGACGGCGCGCCTGCCCGGGGAGGCCCCTGGCCACGACCTGCGCCGCGCCGTGCTCGCCGCCATCGAGAACCCGGGCACCATCACGCTCCGGCACCGACAGGACTGA
- a CDS encoding ATP-binding protein, with amino-acid sequence MAQAWADGTLPHALKRLAKAQVLILDDFGIEPLGAAERKELFEVLEDRYQQSSTVVTSQLEPKDWHAVIGDATLADAILDLLVHNGHHLRLAGESIRKADANLIKERKQVQ; translated from the coding sequence CTGGCCCAGGCCTGGGCAGACGGGACGCTCCCGCACGCGCTCAAGCGGCTGGCCAAGGCCCAGGTGCTCATCCTCGATGACTTCGGCATCGAGCCACTGGGTGCCGCCGAGCGCAAGGAACTGTTCGAAGTCCTGGAGGACCGCTACCAGCAGTCCTCCACGGTGGTGACGTCCCAGCTCGAGCCGAAAGACTGGCACGCCGTCATTGGTGACGCGACGCTGGCCGACGCCATCCTCGACCTGCTCGTCCACAACGGCCACCACCTGCGGCTGGCCGGTGAGTCCATCCGCAAGGCGGACGCGAATTTGATCAAGGAGCGCAAGCAGGTGCAGTGA
- the lpxK gene encoding tetraacyldisaccharide 4'-kinase — MTSPDAPTAIERVFYPSSPEPWGRRALLSPLTLLSWTYAAAVHVRGALYDAGLLRAERVEGLKVISVGNVNVGGTGKTPAVLHLAEQLVQAGRKVGILTRGYGRASRAPLTFIGTEPLPSSGLAGDEPLLLARRCPQVRLFVGSDRVASAYRARDEFGLDTVLLDDGFQHRRLARDEDFVVVDESVGLGNGQLLPRGPLREPPASLRRATLFWLRASATAPDSAALPLTTTHPLVPTAETSERFSDALDGWLPSSPGIPRVRTRYRPTAWVDPEGNLHPVTALTGQPVFALAGLARPGAFLKTLQGLGTEVRDAALFPDHHRFTADELRDVQARAARQGARVVTTEKDAVRLPPGFEAWMVRLGVEVLDGESHLRRALGLEDAPRGL, encoded by the coding sequence GTGACATCTCCAGATGCCCCCACCGCCATCGAGCGGGTGTTCTACCCGTCGTCGCCGGAGCCCTGGGGCCGCCGTGCCCTGCTGTCGCCGCTCACGTTGCTGTCGTGGACGTATGCGGCCGCCGTGCACGTGCGGGGGGCGCTCTACGACGCGGGACTGCTGCGCGCGGAGCGGGTGGAGGGGCTCAAGGTCATCTCCGTGGGCAACGTCAACGTGGGGGGCACGGGCAAGACGCCCGCGGTGCTCCATCTGGCGGAGCAGTTGGTCCAAGCGGGCCGCAAGGTGGGCATCCTGACGCGTGGGTATGGCCGCGCCTCACGTGCGCCGCTGACCTTCATCGGGACGGAGCCGCTTCCTTCCTCGGGGCTCGCGGGCGATGAGCCGCTCCTGCTGGCGCGTCGCTGCCCTCAGGTCCGGCTCTTCGTGGGCTCGGACCGGGTCGCGAGTGCCTACCGCGCGCGGGACGAGTTCGGCCTGGACACGGTGCTGCTGGACGATGGGTTCCAGCACCGCCGCCTCGCGCGAGACGAGGACTTCGTGGTCGTGGATGAGTCCGTGGGGCTGGGCAACGGCCAACTGCTCCCCCGGGGGCCGCTGCGTGAGCCCCCTGCGTCGCTTCGTCGCGCAACGCTGTTCTGGCTGAGGGCGTCCGCCACGGCGCCAGATTCCGCTGCGCTCCCGCTCACCACCACGCACCCACTGGTGCCGACGGCCGAGACGTCGGAGCGCTTCTCCGACGCGCTCGACGGGTGGTTGCCCTCCAGCCCGGGGATTCCCAGGGTGAGGACACGTTATCGACCCACGGCCTGGGTGGACCCGGAGGGCAACCTTCATCCCGTGACAGCGCTCACGGGACAGCCGGTATTCGCTCTGGCGGGTCTTGCCCGGCCGGGGGCCTTCCTGAAGACCTTGCAGGGGCTCGGGACGGAGGTGCGCGACGCCGCGTTGTTCCCGGACCACCATCGCTTCACCGCAGACGAGCTGCGTGACGTCCAGGCGCGAGCGGCGCGGCAGGGGGCCCGGGTGGTGACGACGGAAAAGGACGCGGTGCGTCTGCCTCCGGGCTTCGAGGCCTGGATGGTCCGCCTGGGGGTCGAGGTCCTGGACGGCGAGAGCCATCTGCGGCGGGCGCTCGGGCTGGAGGATGCACCGCGCGGCTTGTGA
- a CDS encoding glycosyltransferase family 4 protein, translating into MTLIVHPHFHHRYTGVTRHVETVVPALVRDSGSETRVIGSGLSEGLPRITWPELLRRLRREPVVWHAHRNNELLVGMLLKLLGREVRLVFTRHTSIAPSGFTRFIARGADALVSLTKQVADVIALPSTVVSHGIDLTRFHPPEDRDAAWRKLGLGGRYGIGVIGRIRKEKGQGDFVQAIRPLLPAHPDWQPVLVGLAKGPDLDWLNQQMAGIEDRIALPGEQSVIEPWYQGLSILVHPSYAEGYSLVHVEAMASGCCVVASKLPYLDTLIEHGRTGFFFEPGDVQGLRELLDMLMREPERAREIGRNAAEEARRRCGVEHEARALADVYRVTGER; encoded by the coding sequence ATGACGCTCATCGTCCATCCGCATTTCCATCACCGCTACACGGGCGTGACGCGCCACGTGGAGACGGTGGTGCCCGCGCTCGTCCGGGATTCGGGCTCGGAGACGCGCGTCATCGGCTCGGGCCTGAGTGAGGGGCTGCCCAGAATCACCTGGCCGGAGCTGCTCCGTCGCCTGCGCCGCGAGCCCGTGGTGTGGCATGCGCACCGGAACAACGAGCTCCTGGTGGGCATGCTGCTGAAGCTGCTGGGCCGGGAGGTCCGCCTCGTCTTCACCCGGCACACCTCGATAGCGCCCAGCGGCTTCACCCGCTTCATCGCGAGGGGCGCGGATGCGCTCGTCTCGTTGACGAAGCAGGTCGCGGACGTCATCGCGCTGCCGTCCACGGTGGTCTCACATGGCATCGACCTCACGCGCTTCCACCCGCCCGAGGACCGGGACGCGGCATGGCGCAAGCTCGGCCTGGGCGGGCGTTACGGCATCGGCGTCATCGGACGCATCCGGAAGGAGAAGGGGCAGGGAGACTTCGTGCAGGCCATCCGGCCGCTCCTTCCCGCGCATCCCGACTGGCAACCCGTGCTGGTCGGGCTCGCGAAGGGGCCGGACCTGGACTGGCTGAATCAGCAGATGGCGGGCATCGAGGACCGCATCGCATTGCCCGGCGAGCAGTCCGTCATCGAGCCCTGGTACCAGGGGCTGAGCATCTTGGTGCACCCCTCGTACGCGGAGGGCTATTCGCTGGTGCACGTGGAGGCCATGGCCTCGGGTTGCTGCGTGGTGGCCTCGAAGCTGCCGTACCTGGACACGCTCATCGAACACGGCCGCACGGGCTTCTTCTTCGAACCCGGAGACGTCCAGGGCTTGCGCGAGCTGCTGGACATGCTGATGCGAGAGCCCGAGCGCGCCAGGGAGATAGGTCGTAACGCGGCCGAGGAGGCCCGGCGGCGGTGTGGCGTGGAGCACGAGGCGCGAGCCCTGGCCGACGTGTACCGGGTCACCGGGGAGCGCTGA
- a CDS encoding transposase, whose protein sequence is MRRTWAQLSSTAGGDHFHQRATLKPLPTRPYQLAFWKKARMNIDYHVELEGHWYSVPYTLVGNPVEVRHTEGCVEAFLAGRRVASHVRSAQPGRFSTQPEHMPAPTGSTPSGRPCVSLAGPKAWAPRARSWWRNS, encoded by the coding sequence TTGCGACGCACGTGGGCCCAACTCTCGTCTACCGCCGGCGGTGACCACTTCCACCAGCGCGCGACGCTCAAGCCCCTGCCTACGCGCCCCTACCAGCTGGCCTTCTGGAAGAAGGCGCGGATGAATATCGACTACCACGTCGAGTTGGAGGGCCACTGGTACAGCGTGCCGTACACGCTGGTGGGCAATCCGGTGGAGGTGCGTCACACGGAGGGCTGCGTCGAAGCCTTCCTCGCGGGCCGCCGCGTGGCCAGCCATGTGCGCAGCGCGCAGCCGGGGCGCTTCTCAACCCAACCCGAGCACATGCCCGCCCCCACCGGCAGCACGCCGAGTGGACGCCCTTGCGTCTCACTCGCTGGGCCGAAGGCGTGGGCCCCTCGTGCGCGAAGCTGGTGGAGGAACTCATGA
- a CDS encoding glycosyltransferase family 9 protein has translation MSWHKRLELWAKLALALVASALLWRPGRRRRPGTPLPGPRKVLLVRPDNRVGEALLTTPLMRTLKAHLPSAPEVHVLVHAKVARVLNGHPDADVIIPFDRRRIWMGPLAPGIAALRRARYDVVVDCANWESPSVTSALVSRLAGPEAVVIGPDLWPVSRLHSLPVPARTDTRNEAVQRTHLLTPLTNGEVARGLSFREPSVGPAIRAYLDALAGKSFAVINPGGRLGPRRIPPAAFAAAARALVALGRTPIVTWGPGEEALARGVVEAAPGAELAPASNLDELAALMRAAGFTLCNNTGPMHLSVAVGAPTLAFFLRMDMERWGHAYAPHRMVDLTPLVDGAGGQGLEERAAEEVRAFAASLSS, from the coding sequence ATGTCCTGGCACAAGCGGCTCGAATTATGGGCGAAGCTGGCACTGGCGCTCGTGGCGTCCGCCCTCCTGTGGCGCCCGGGCCGCCGGCGGCGTCCTGGCACCCCACTTCCTGGTCCTCGCAAGGTGCTGCTCGTGCGGCCCGACAACCGCGTGGGCGAGGCGCTCCTCACCACCCCGCTGATGAGGACCCTCAAGGCGCACCTCCCTTCCGCGCCAGAGGTCCACGTCCTGGTGCACGCGAAGGTCGCTCGAGTCCTGAACGGCCACCCGGACGCGGACGTCATCATTCCCTTCGACCGGCGCAGAATCTGGATGGGCCCCCTGGCCCCCGGCATCGCCGCGCTGCGACGTGCCCGGTACGACGTCGTGGTCGACTGCGCCAACTGGGAGTCGCCCTCGGTCACGAGCGCGCTCGTGTCCCGGCTCGCGGGCCCCGAGGCCGTCGTCATCGGGCCCGACCTCTGGCCTGTGTCCCGTCTACACTCGCTGCCTGTCCCCGCTCGCACGGACACGCGGAACGAAGCCGTTCAACGGACGCACCTGCTGACCCCGCTCACGAACGGCGAGGTGGCGCGTGGATTGTCCTTCCGCGAGCCCTCCGTGGGCCCGGCCATCCGCGCCTATCTGGACGCCCTGGCCGGGAAGTCCTTCGCGGTCATCAATCCCGGTGGGCGGTTGGGACCTCGGCGGATTCCACCCGCGGCCTTCGCCGCCGCGGCTCGGGCACTGGTGGCGCTGGGGCGTACCCCCATCGTCACCTGGGGCCCCGGGGAAGAAGCGCTCGCGCGCGGGGTGGTGGAGGCCGCCCCTGGCGCCGAGCTCGCGCCCGCGAGCAATCTAGACGAACTGGCCGCCCTGATGCGCGCGGCCGGCTTCACCCTCTGCAACAACACCGGCCCCATGCACCTGTCCGTCGCGGTGGGTGCCCCCACACTGGCCTTCTTCCTGCGGATGGACATGGAGCGATGGGGCCATGCGTACGCCCCCCACCGCATGGTGGACCTCACCCCCCTGGTCGATGGTGCAGGGGGTCAGGGGTTGGAGGAGCGGGCCGCCGAAGAGGTCCGGGCGTTCGCGGCGAGCCTCTCCTCCTGA
- a CDS encoding 3-deoxy-D-manno-octulosonic acid transferase, whose protein sequence is MRVLYVLATYLLFAVLFPVLALHRKTRHGLMERLGFYGPNSHLPPGDGPILWLHGASAGDLLALSPMFGPLRARFPGCRLLLSTMTDSGYAMAKGRLANDIDGVVYVPYDLWGATRRAVRAIRPDVLVLEYTEIWPNLIRAAKRGGARVVMTNGRFSPANVGKYQTLFRLIGNPLRDLDLLLMREEDEAVRARQLGARPDWVKVTGNTKFDALAAGPVPEDENLRAALGLTPGERVWIAGSTHDGEEAQLLAVYARLRERWPDLRLVIAPRYVDRAARIVTLAREAGLSVGLRSQGNPERGQVVVLDTIGELSRAYRLATVVFVGGSFTMRGGQNILEPAGQGKPVLYGPHMDNFRDSVALLTGKGGLQVQDAAALEQALVSLLESPERLASLGAQALETVGRISGASERNAEAMTTLFPHGRPDPR, encoded by the coding sequence ATGCGCGTCCTCTACGTCCTCGCCACCTACCTGCTCTTCGCAGTCCTGTTCCCGGTGCTCGCACTGCACCGGAAGACGCGCCATGGGCTGATGGAGCGCCTGGGCTTCTATGGCCCGAACAGCCACCTGCCTCCCGGGGACGGGCCCATCCTCTGGCTGCATGGCGCGAGCGCCGGGGACCTGCTGGCCCTCTCGCCGATGTTCGGCCCGCTGCGGGCTCGCTTCCCGGGCTGCCGACTGTTGCTGTCGACCATGACGGACAGCGGCTATGCGATGGCGAAGGGCCGGCTGGCCAACGACATCGACGGGGTCGTCTACGTCCCCTACGACCTCTGGGGCGCGACGCGGCGAGCGGTCCGGGCCATCCGCCCGGACGTACTGGTGCTGGAGTACACCGAAATCTGGCCCAACCTCATCCGCGCGGCGAAGCGGGGTGGGGCGCGGGTGGTGATGACGAACGGGCGCTTCTCGCCCGCGAACGTCGGGAAGTACCAGACGCTGTTCCGCCTCATCGGCAACCCACTGCGGGATTTGGACCTCCTCCTGATGCGCGAGGAGGACGAGGCCGTCCGTGCGCGGCAGCTCGGTGCCAGGCCGGACTGGGTGAAGGTGACGGGAAACACGAAGTTCGACGCGCTCGCCGCGGGGCCGGTGCCCGAGGACGAGAACCTTCGCGCGGCGCTGGGCCTGACGCCGGGCGAGCGGGTGTGGATTGCCGGCAGCACGCACGATGGCGAGGAAGCCCAGCTCCTGGCCGTCTACGCCCGGCTCCGCGAGCGGTGGCCGGACCTGCGGCTGGTGATTGCCCCCAGATACGTGGACCGGGCGGCGCGAATCGTGACGCTCGCGCGCGAGGCGGGGCTGAGCGTGGGGCTGCGCTCGCAGGGCAATCCAGAGCGGGGCCAGGTCGTGGTGTTGGACACCATCGGCGAGCTGTCGAGGGCCTACCGGCTGGCGACGGTGGTGTTCGTCGGCGGCTCGTTCACGATGCGCGGCGGGCAGAACATCCTGGAGCCCGCGGGGCAGGGGAAGCCGGTGCTCTACGGGCCGCACATGGACAACTTCCGGGACAGCGTGGCGTTGCTGACGGGGAAGGGCGGGCTCCAGGTTCAGGACGCCGCGGCCTTGGAGCAGGCGCTCGTGTCGCTGCTCGAGTCACCGGAGCGGCTCGCGAGCCTGGGCGCCCAGGCGCTGGAGACGGTGGGCCGGATTTCGGGTGCCAGTGAAAGGAACGCGGAGGCGATGACGACGTTGTTTCCGCACGGGAGGCCGGACCCGCGATGA
- a CDS encoding YicC/YloC family endoribonuclease codes for MLKSMTGFGAGRARVGDEEVSVELRSLNHKFCEVKVRLPRELSSQEPLVSKQVKDRLARGSVELLVKRQAPTSSGTVPTVDLGLAREYVRAFRELASELGLPGDVAWSQVANQPGVVRLEEKGVELDSATQALQAALDQALTALEKMRQVEGEAIYADLDARVKLLEGWSKEVAQLAPKAVQEYQQRLTDRIAELASGVAVDPQRLAQEVALFAERTDIAEEVTRLASHLEQFRALMASNEPAGRRMDFLVQEMHREVNTTGSKSQHAEISVRVVAMKAEVERIREQVQNVE; via the coding sequence ATGTTGAAGAGCATGACGGGGTTTGGCGCGGGCCGCGCGCGCGTGGGGGACGAAGAAGTCTCCGTGGAGCTGCGCTCGCTCAACCACAAGTTCTGTGAAGTGAAGGTTCGCCTTCCCCGGGAGCTGTCGTCCCAGGAACCTCTGGTGTCCAAGCAGGTGAAGGACCGGCTTGCCCGAGGCTCGGTGGAACTGCTGGTGAAGCGGCAGGCCCCCACCTCGTCGGGGACGGTCCCCACCGTGGACCTCGGTCTGGCGCGGGAGTACGTGCGCGCGTTCCGGGAGCTGGCCAGCGAGCTGGGACTCCCGGGAGACGTCGCCTGGTCGCAGGTGGCGAACCAGCCCGGCGTGGTGCGCCTGGAAGAGAAGGGCGTGGAGCTGGACTCCGCCACCCAGGCGCTCCAGGCGGCCCTGGACCAGGCGCTCACGGCGCTGGAGAAGATGCGCCAGGTCGAAGGTGAGGCCATCTACGCGGACCTGGATGCCCGGGTGAAGCTGCTGGAAGGGTGGAGCAAGGAGGTGGCTCAACTCGCTCCGAAGGCCGTGCAGGAATACCAGCAGCGGCTGACCGACCGGATTGCCGAGCTCGCCAGTGGCGTCGCGGTGGACCCGCAGCGGCTGGCCCAGGAAGTGGCGCTCTTCGCCGAGCGCACGGACATCGCCGAGGAGGTCACCCGCCTGGCGAGCCACCTGGAGCAGTTCCGTGCCCTCATGGCCAGCAACGAGCCCGCTGGCCGCCGAATGGATTTCCTCGTGCAGGAGATGCACCGCGAGGTGAACACGACCGGCTCCAAGAGCCAGCACGCCGAGATTTCCGTGCGTGTGGTGGCGATGAAGGCCGAGGTCGAGCGCATCCGCGAACAGGTGCAGAACGTCGAATGA
- a CDS encoding bifunctional heptose 7-phosphate kinase/heptose 1-phosphate adenyltransferase — translation MAAVSPARSMPSLARLPHAFARRKVLLVGDLVADHYIYGQTDRVSREAPVLIVRYESAEVKLGGGANVAANVRALSGQVSAVGALGQDEMGKELRRLCTESGIQLDAVSGRGIETETKTRILAGGVSTTRQQMLRLDRGQRGTLPPKMRKALARQVEASAQDADAVVVSDYGAGVLGDEVRDVLRRLAADGMPVCVDSRYALSSFSGLTVCKPNEPELEALAGRPVRTQEDMLEAGHAALKRLACRALLVTRGRHGMALFDADGGVDLIPVHGAKAAVDVTGAGDTVIATFALALAAKASLGDAARLANVAGSLVVQKPGTATVSRDELLEELRSAR, via the coding sequence ATGGCCGCAGTCTCGCCCGCTCGTTCGATGCCGTCGCTCGCCCGCCTGCCGCACGCGTTTGCCCGCCGCAAGGTGTTGCTGGTGGGCGACCTCGTTGCCGACCACTACATCTACGGACAGACGGACCGGGTGAGCCGGGAAGCACCCGTGCTCATCGTCCGCTACGAGTCCGCGGAGGTGAAGCTCGGAGGTGGCGCCAACGTGGCGGCCAACGTGCGAGCCCTGTCCGGTCAGGTCTCCGCGGTCGGCGCGCTGGGCCAGGACGAGATGGGCAAGGAGCTGCGCCGCCTGTGCACCGAGTCCGGCATCCAACTGGACGCGGTGAGCGGCCGCGGCATCGAGACTGAGACGAAGACGCGCATCCTGGCCGGTGGGGTGAGCACCACGCGGCAGCAGATGTTGCGGCTGGACCGGGGGCAGCGAGGCACGCTTCCCCCGAAGATGCGCAAGGCGCTGGCGCGGCAGGTGGAAGCCTCTGCCCAGGACGCGGACGCGGTGGTGGTGTCCGACTACGGCGCGGGTGTGCTGGGGGACGAGGTGCGCGATGTGCTGCGTCGCCTGGCCGCGGACGGCATGCCCGTGTGTGTGGACAGCCGCTATGCCCTGTCTTCCTTCTCGGGACTCACGGTCTGCAAGCCCAACGAGCCGGAGCTGGAGGCGCTCGCGGGGCGGCCCGTTCGGACCCAGGAGGACATGCTGGAAGCGGGGCACGCCGCGTTGAAGCGACTGGCGTGCCGCGCGCTCCTGGTGACGCGAGGCCGCCATGGCATGGCGCTCTTCGATGCGGACGGGGGCGTGGACCTCATTCCCGTCCATGGTGCGAAGGCGGCGGTGGATGTGACGGGCGCGGGAGACACGGTGATTGCGACGTTCGCCCTGGCGCTGGCCGCGAAGGCCTCGCTCGGCGATGCGGCGCGGCTGGCGAACGTGGCGGGCTCGTTGGTGGTGCAGAAGCCGGGCACCGCGACGGTGTCCCGCGATGAACTGCTCGAAGAGCTTCGGAGCGCGAGATGA
- the gmk gene encoding guanylate kinase has product MNANTVLPPGLLLVLSAPSGAGKTTLAHRLLKETPDAVFSISVTTRRPRGKEREGVDYNFVDVATFQSKIERGEFVEWAEVHGHFYGSPQSVVDEARARKSAAIFDIDVQGGQAIKRKHADAVTIFVLPPSMEELERRLRDRQTDSDETIRRRMLAARSEIERGIASYDYVVVNDDFERAYSELRSVVVAERCRRGRVDVSKLGLGIGG; this is encoded by the coding sequence ATGAACGCGAATACCGTACTCCCGCCTGGCTTGTTGCTCGTGCTCTCCGCTCCTTCCGGGGCGGGAAAGACCACCCTTGCGCACCGGCTCCTCAAGGAGACGCCGGATGCGGTGTTCTCCATCAGCGTCACCACCCGGAGGCCTCGGGGAAAGGAGCGCGAGGGGGTGGACTACAACTTCGTCGACGTCGCGACCTTCCAGTCGAAGATCGAGCGCGGTGAGTTCGTGGAGTGGGCGGAGGTCCATGGCCACTTCTATGGAAGCCCCCAGTCGGTGGTGGATGAGGCGCGTGCTCGCAAGAGCGCGGCCATCTTCGACATCGACGTGCAGGGCGGGCAGGCCATCAAGCGCAAGCACGCGGATGCGGTGACCATCTTCGTGCTGCCCCCCTCTATGGAGGAGCTGGAGCGGCGCCTGAGGGATCGTCAGACGGATTCGGACGAAACCATCCGGCGCCGGATGCTGGCGGCTCGCTCGGAGATCGAGCGGGGCATCGCGTCCTACGACTACGTCGTCGTGAATGACGACTTCGAGCGTGCCTATAGTGAGCTGCGCTCGGTGGTGGTGGCGGAGCGTTGCCGGCGCGGACGTGTGGATGTGTCCAAGCTGGGCCTGGGAATCGGCGGCTGA
- a CDS encoding adenylyltransferase/cytidyltransferase family protein, whose protein sequence is MSTLEKIQSLAKVAAERERWRAEGRTVALANGVFDLLHVGHVRYLEGARALADVLVVAVNSDASTRAYKGPGRPYIPEGERAELVAALACTDRVIVFDESNVRVIIRALKPDVHVKGTDYTPDSIPEADEVRAYGGRTAVSGDPKDHSTTDLARRLGREGTS, encoded by the coding sequence ATGAGCACCCTCGAGAAAATCCAATCGCTCGCGAAGGTGGCGGCGGAGCGTGAGCGCTGGCGGGCCGAAGGGCGCACGGTGGCGCTGGCCAATGGCGTCTTCGACCTGCTGCACGTGGGGCACGTCCGCTACCTGGAAGGGGCGCGTGCCCTGGCGGATGTCCTCGTGGTGGCGGTGAACTCGGACGCTTCCACCCGGGCCTACAAGGGGCCCGGCCGGCCCTACATTCCCGAGGGAGAGCGGGCGGAGCTCGTCGCGGCGCTGGCCTGCACGGACCGGGTTATCGTCTTCGACGAGTCCAACGTTCGCGTCATCATCCGGGCGTTGAAGCCGGACGTGCACGTGAAGGGGACGGACTACACCCCGGACAGCATCCCTGAGGCAGATGAGGTCCGCGCCTATGGTGGGCGGACAGCCGTCTCCGGAGACCCGAAGGACCACAGCACCACGGACCTGGCCCGGCGGCTGGGCCGCGAGGGCACGAGTTAG